A single region of the Pseudomonas sp. VD-NE ins genome encodes:
- the lpxC gene encoding UDP-3-O-acyl-N-acetylglucosamine deacetylase, producing the protein MIKQRTLKNIIRATGVGLHSGEKVYLTLKPAPVDTGIVFCRADLDPVVQIPARAENVGETTMSTTLINGDVKVDTVEHLLSAMAGLGIDNAYVELSASEVPIMDGSAGPFVFLIQSAGLEEQDAAKKFIRILREVTVEDGDKRATFVPFEGFKVSFEIDFDHPVFRDRTQSASVDFSSTSFVKEVSRARTFGFMSDIEYLRKHNLALGGSVENAIVVDADGVLNEDGLRYEDEFVKHKILDAIGDLYLLGNSLIGEFKGFKSGHALNNQLLRKLIEQTDAWEVVTFEDASTAPISYMRPVAAV; encoded by the coding sequence ATGATTAAACAACGCACACTGAAAAATATTATCCGTGCCACAGGTGTAGGCCTGCACTCCGGTGAGAAGGTCTATCTGACCCTCAAGCCTGCGCCTGTCGACACTGGCATTGTGTTTTGTCGCGCTGACCTCGACCCTGTGGTGCAGATTCCTGCCCGCGCGGAAAACGTCGGTGAAACCACTATGTCGACGACGCTGATCAACGGCGACGTCAAAGTGGACACGGTAGAGCACTTGCTCTCGGCCATGGCTGGCCTGGGCATCGATAACGCCTACGTCGAGCTCTCCGCGTCCGAAGTCCCGATCATGGATGGCAGCGCTGGACCCTTCGTATTCCTGATTCAATCGGCAGGCCTGGAAGAACAGGACGCCGCCAAGAAATTCATCCGCATCCTGCGTGAAGTGACAGTGGAAGACGGCGACAAGCGCGCCACTTTCGTCCCTTTCGAAGGGTTCAAGGTGAGCTTCGAGATCGATTTCGATCACCCGGTATTCCGGGACCGCACCCAAAGTGCAAGCGTGGATTTTTCCAGCACTTCGTTCGTAAAAGAAGTCAGCCGCGCCCGTACCTTTGGCTTCATGAGTGATATCGAGTACCTGCGCAAGCACAACCTCGCACTCGGCGGCAGCGTTGAAAACGCAATCGTGGTCGATGCCGATGGCGTACTGAACGAAGACGGCCTTCGCTATGAAGACGAATTCGTGAAGCACAAGATCCTCGATGCGATTGGCGACCTGTACCTGCTGGGTAACAGCCTGATTGGTGAGTTCAAGGGCTTCAAGTCCGGTCATGCACTGAACAACCAGCTGCTGCGCAAGTTGATTGAGCAGACAGACGCTTGGGAAGTAGTGACGTTCGAAGACGCCAGCACCGCACCCATCTCTTACATGCGCCCGGTTGCGGCGGTGTAA
- the ftsZ gene encoding cell division protein FtsZ: MFELVDNIPASPVIKVIGVGGGGGNAVNHMVKSNIEGVEFICANTDAQALKNIGARTILQLGTGVTKGLGAGANPEVGRQAALEDRERIAEVLQGTNMVFITTGMGGGTGTGAAPIIAEVAKEMGILTVAVVTRPFPFEGRKRMQIADEGIRMLSESVDSLITIPNEKLLTILGKDASLLSAFAKADDVLAGAVRGISDIIKRPGMINVDFADVRTVMSEMGMAMMGTGCASGPNRAREATEAAIRNPLLEDVNLQGARGILVNITAGPDLSLGEYSDVGSIIEAFASEHAMVKVGTVIDPDMRDELHVTVVATGLGAKIEKPVKVIDNTVHTSMASAQVQQPAPARQEAPAVNYRDLDRPTVMRNQAQAGAAAAAKMNPQDDLDYLDIPAFLRRQAD, from the coding sequence ATGTTCGAACTCGTAGACAACATCCCCGCAAGCCCGGTAATCAAAGTTATCGGTGTTGGCGGTGGCGGCGGCAACGCTGTCAATCACATGGTCAAGAGCAACATCGAAGGCGTTGAATTCATCTGCGCCAACACTGATGCTCAAGCGCTGAAAAACATCGGCGCGCGTACCATTCTGCAACTGGGCACCGGCGTGACCAAAGGTCTGGGCGCTGGCGCCAACCCTGAAGTAGGTCGTCAGGCCGCTCTCGAAGACCGTGAGCGCATTGCCGAAGTCCTGCAGGGCACCAACATGGTGTTCATCACCACTGGCATGGGCGGCGGTACCGGTACCGGTGCTGCGCCGATCATCGCCGAAGTGGCCAAGGAAATGGGCATTCTGACCGTTGCTGTCGTAACGCGTCCGTTCCCGTTCGAAGGCCGCAAGCGTATGCAGATCGCCGACGAAGGCATCCGCATGCTCTCGGAAAGCGTCGACTCGTTGATCACCATTCCGAACGAGAAGCTGCTGACCATCCTCGGTAAAGACGCAAGCCTCTTGTCGGCTTTCGCCAAGGCTGACGATGTACTGGCCGGTGCCGTTCGCGGTATCTCCGACATCATCAAGCGTCCGGGCATGATCAACGTCGACTTCGCCGACGTACGTACCGTGATGAGCGAAATGGGCATGGCGATGATGGGCACTGGCTGCGCCAGCGGTCCGAACCGTGCACGTGAAGCAACCGAAGCGGCCATCCGCAACCCGCTGCTGGAAGACGTGAACCTGCAAGGCGCACGCGGCATTCTGGTGAACATCACCGCCGGTCCTGACCTGTCTCTGGGTGAGTACTCCGACGTGGGTAGCATCATCGAAGCCTTCGCTTCCGAGCACGCGATGGTCAAGGTCGGTACCGTTATCGATCCGGACATGCGCGACGAGCTGCACGTGACCGTGGTTGCCACCGGTCTGGGCGCGAAAATCGAGAAGCCTGTAAAGGTCATCGACAACACCGTTCACACCTCCATGGCTTCCGCCCAGGTGCAACAACCGGCTCCGGCCCGTCAGGAAGCGCCAGCGGTGAACTACCGTGATCTGGACCGTCCGACCGTCATGCGCAACCAGGCTCAGGCCGGTGCTGCGGCTGCCGCGAAGATGAATCCGCAAGATGATCTGGACTACCTGGACATCCCGGCATTCCTGCGTCGTCAGGCCGATTGA
- a CDS encoding D-alanine--D-alanine ligase, which yields MTAAYANLFSTIAPKDFGRVAVLFGGLSAEREVSLKSGNAVLDALQSAGVDAFGIDVGDDILQRLLSEKIDRAFIILHGRGGEDGSMQGLLEVAGIPYTGSGILASALAMDKLRTKQVWHSLGIPTPRHAVLCSEADCISAATELGFPLIVKPAHEGSSIGMAKVSSASELIDAWKAASTYDSQVLVEQWIQGPEFTIATLRDQVLPPIALGTPHTFYDYDAKYIANDTQYRIPCGLDAAKEQELMDLTAKACEALGIAGWGRADVMQDADGQFWFLEVNTAPGMTDHSLVPMAARAAGLDFQQLVLAILAASVEDARG from the coding sequence ATGACTGCTGCCTACGCCAACCTGTTCTCCACGATCGCGCCGAAAGACTTCGGCCGTGTCGCCGTGCTCTTCGGTGGCCTGAGTGCCGAGCGTGAGGTTTCGCTGAAATCCGGTAACGCCGTGCTCGACGCGCTGCAAAGTGCTGGCGTGGACGCGTTCGGCATCGACGTTGGCGACGACATTCTGCAACGTCTGCTCAGCGAAAAGATCGACCGCGCCTTCATCATTCTTCACGGCCGTGGCGGTGAAGACGGCTCCATGCAGGGCCTGCTCGAAGTGGCGGGCATTCCGTACACCGGCAGTGGCATTCTGGCCTCGGCATTGGCCATGGACAAACTGCGCACCAAGCAGGTCTGGCACAGCCTCGGGATTCCGACGCCGCGTCACGCCGTGCTGTGCAGCGAAGCCGATTGTATTTCGGCGGCGACGGAACTGGGCTTCCCTTTGATCGTCAAACCCGCGCATGAAGGTTCAAGTATCGGGATGGCCAAAGTGAGTTCTGCGTCCGAGTTGATCGACGCATGGAAAGCGGCCAGTACCTACGATTCGCAAGTCTTGGTTGAGCAATGGATTCAAGGTCCGGAGTTCACCATCGCCACCCTGCGTGACCAGGTGTTGCCTCCTATCGCCCTGGGTACACCGCACACGTTCTACGACTACGACGCCAAGTACATCGCCAACGATACCCAGTACCGCATTCCCTGCGGGCTGGATGCCGCCAAGGAACAGGAACTCATGGATCTCACGGCCAAGGCCTGTGAGGCGCTGGGTATTGCCGGTTGGGGCAGGGCGGACGTGATGCAGGACGCCGACGGGCAGTTCTGGTTCCTGGAAGTGAACACCGCACCGGGCATGACCGATCACAGTCTGGTACCGATGGCGGCTCGTGCGGCCGGTCTGGATTTCCAGCAACTGGTTCTGGCCATTCTGGCCGCCAGTGTTGAAGACGCTCGAGGTTAA
- the ftsA gene encoding cell division protein FtsA gives MANVQSGKMIVGLDIGTSKVVALVGEVSDDGSLEIVGIGTHPSRGLKKGVVVNIESTVQSIQRAIEEAQLMAGCRIHSAFVGVAGNHIRSLNSHGIVAIRDREVSSADLERVLDAAQAVAIPADQRVLHTLPQDYVIDNQEGVREPLGMSGVRLEAKVHVVTCAVNAAQNIEKCVRRCGLEIDDIILEQLASAYSVLTDDEKELGVCLVDIGGGTTDIAIFTEGAIRHTAVIPIAGDQVTNDIAMALRTPTQYAEEIKIRYACALAKLAGAGETIKVPSVGDRPPRELSRQALAEVVEPRYDELFTLIQAELRRSGYEDLIPAGIVLTGGTSKMEGATELAEEIFHMPVRLGVPHGVKGLDDVVRNPIYSTGVGLLMYGLQKQSDGVSFSGIGSRDSYSNEEPQAPLLDRLKKWVQGNF, from the coding sequence ATGGCAAACGTGCAAAGCGGCAAAATGATCGTCGGTCTCGATATCGGCACCTCCAAGGTGGTGGCGCTGGTCGGCGAGGTTTCCGACGACGGCTCGCTGGAAATCGTCGGGATCGGTACCCATCCGTCCCGTGGCCTGAAGAAGGGCGTGGTGGTCAACATCGAGTCCACCGTGCAATCGATCCAGCGCGCGATCGAAGAAGCCCAACTGATGGCGGGCTGCCGCATTCACTCGGCGTTCGTCGGCGTGGCGGGCAATCACATCCGCAGCCTGAACTCCCACGGCATCGTCGCGATCCGTGATCGCGAAGTCAGCTCGGCCGACCTTGAGCGCGTCCTCGACGCTGCTCAGGCTGTGGCGATTCCGGCTGACCAGCGCGTGCTGCACACCTTGCCGCAGGATTACGTGATCGATAACCAGGAAGGCGTTCGCGAGCCACTGGGCATGTCCGGCGTACGTCTGGAAGCCAAGGTTCACGTGGTCACCTGCGCCGTCAACGCCGCACAGAACATTGAAAAATGCGTGCGTCGCTGCGGTCTGGAAATCGACGACATCATTCTCGAGCAACTGGCCTCGGCCTACTCGGTTCTGACCGATGACGAGAAAGAGCTGGGCGTGTGCCTGGTCGATATCGGCGGCGGCACCACCGACATCGCGATCTTCACCGAAGGCGCGATCCGTCACACCGCGGTGATCCCGATTGCCGGTGATCAGGTGACCAACGACATCGCCATGGCGTTGCGCACCCCGACCCAGTACGCCGAAGAAATCAAGATCCGTTACGCCTGCGCCCTGGCGAAACTGGCTGGTGCCGGCGAAACCATCAAGGTGCCAAGCGTTGGCGACCGTCCACCGCGCGAACTGTCGCGTCAGGCCCTGGCCGAAGTGGTCGAGCCGCGTTACGACGAACTGTTCACCCTGATCCAGGCCGAGCTGCGTCGCAGCGGCTACGAAGACCTGATCCCGGCCGGCATCGTCCTGACCGGCGGTACTTCGAAGATGGAAGGCGCCACTGAACTGGCCGAAGAAATCTTCCACATGCCGGTCCGCCTCGGTGTGCCGCATGGCGTCAAGGGCCTGGATGACGTGGTGCGCAACCCGATTTATTCCACTGGCGTTGGCTTGTTGATGTACGGCCTGCAAAAGCAGTCCGACGGGGTTTCGTTCTCCGGCATCGGCAGCCGCGACAGCTACAGCAACGAAGAGCCACAGGCGCCGTTGCTGGACCGATTGAAGAAGTGGGTTCAAGGCAACTTCTAA
- a CDS encoding sensor domain-containing diguanylate cyclase, whose product MIASRTPPVAGKTGRPELLLICGSSLTVIAILCIVTFLLIREHANAQESATRSATTIAQLIDADVLRTVELYDLTLQGLIAAAQRDDLQDVSPQIRHLALFDRSTTARFKGDILLLDKLGDVIADSSRIEPKPGNFADRDYFLAHAFNRDVGMFISRPFKTRCNCDEANQWRISFSRRISSESGEFAGVAVASMKLDYFDQLFNSLDIGKDSTLNIIDNDGVLLAQKPYLQSDSIGKSFGNRPNVIRILRDKSGNGSFNSVSSIDHQQRLYTYSRVGNLPLIVMVALSSDEVFGTWRRTALLISGATGVLCVGLLWLTWLLARELRLRQRAERELAQLAATDALTGVANRRMLDQALRHEWFRAQRSGKPMSVMMIDADHFKAFNDRHGHQGGDQALKTLARVITENVRRPADLVARYGGEEFSVILAETDGHGALQIAEHIRQAVEQLPLVDGAERPITVSIGIATWTAASEMTLEQLLFAADKALYQAKEGGRNRVVVASA is encoded by the coding sequence ATGATCGCGAGCCGTACCCCACCCGTTGCGGGCAAGACCGGACGCCCCGAGTTGCTGCTGATCTGCGGCAGTTCGCTGACCGTGATCGCGATTCTGTGCATCGTCACGTTCCTGCTGATCCGCGAGCACGCCAACGCTCAGGAATCGGCGACCCGCAGCGCCACCACCATCGCCCAGCTGATCGACGCCGATGTGCTGCGCACCGTCGAGTTGTACGACTTGACCCTGCAAGGCCTGATCGCCGCCGCCCAGCGCGATGACCTGCAAGATGTCTCTCCGCAGATCCGTCATCTGGCGCTGTTCGATCGTTCGACCACGGCACGCTTCAAGGGCGACATTCTGCTTCTCGACAAGCTGGGAGATGTGATTGCCGACTCCTCGCGAATCGAGCCGAAACCGGGCAACTTTGCCGACCGCGATTACTTCCTCGCCCACGCGTTCAACCGCGATGTCGGCATGTTTATCAGCCGCCCGTTCAAGACCCGCTGCAACTGCGACGAGGCCAATCAATGGCGGATCAGTTTCAGCCGACGAATTTCCTCGGAGTCCGGTGAGTTTGCCGGCGTGGCCGTCGCGTCGATGAAGCTCGATTACTTCGACCAGTTGTTCAACAGCCTCGACATTGGCAAAGACAGCACGCTGAACATCATCGATAACGACGGCGTCCTGCTGGCGCAGAAGCCCTATCTGCAGAGTGATTCGATCGGCAAGAGCTTCGGCAACCGGCCCAACGTCATACGGATTCTGCGCGACAAGAGTGGCAATGGCAGTTTCAACAGCGTTTCGAGCATCGACCATCAGCAACGTCTCTATACCTATTCGCGGGTCGGCAATCTGCCGTTGATCGTGATGGTCGCGCTGTCCAGCGACGAGGTGTTCGGCACGTGGCGTCGTACCGCCCTGTTGATCAGCGGCGCCACGGGGGTGTTGTGCGTGGGGTTGCTGTGGCTGACCTGGTTGCTAGCCCGCGAGTTACGCTTGCGTCAACGGGCCGAGCGGGAGCTGGCGCAACTGGCCGCCACCGATGCACTGACCGGTGTGGCCAATCGGCGGATGCTCGATCAGGCGTTGCGTCACGAGTGGTTCCGCGCCCAGCGCTCGGGCAAGCCGATGTCGGTGATGATGATTGATGCCGATCACTTCAAGGCTTTCAATGACCGACATGGGCATCAGGGCGGGGATCAGGCGCTGAAGACGCTAGCCCGTGTCATCACTGAAAATGTCCGGCGACCGGCGGATCTGGTCGCGCGTTATGGCGGCGAGGAGTTCTCTGTGATTCTCGCCGAGACCGACGGTCATGGCGCGCTACAGATCGCCGAGCATATTCGTCAGGCCGTAGAGCAGTTGCCGTTGGTCGACGGGGCCGAGCGGCCGATAACCGTGAGTATTGGCATCGCGACGTGGACGGCGGCGAGTGAGATGACCCTGGAGCAGTTGCTGTTTGCGGCGGACAAGGCGTTGTATCAGGCCAAGGAAGGTGGGCGTAATCGGGTGGTGGTGGCTTCCGCCTGA
- the murG gene encoding undecaprenyldiphospho-muramoylpentapeptide beta-N-acetylglucosaminyltransferase — translation MGANVLIMAGGTGGHVFPALACAREFQARGYTVHWLGTPRGIENELVPAAGLELHRINATGLRGKGKLSLLKAPFMLLKSVWQARAIIRRLKPVCVVGFGGYVTGPGGLAAKLAGVPVIVHEQNAVAGTANRLLVPFAARVCEAFPDTFTLSDTRRTTGNPVRSELFLDTSRPALAGRKARLLILGGSLGAEPLNKLLPEALAQVAADLRPEVFHQAGKNHDEVTAERYRAAGVDAQVQPFIKDMAQAYGWADLVVCRAGALTISELAAAGLPSILVPLPHAIDDHQTRNADYLAREGAAFLMPQRTTGAADLAARLTEVLMQPQRLEEMAQAARRLAKPDATRSVVDTCLEVAHG, via the coding sequence ATGGGCGCTAACGTATTGATCATGGCCGGCGGAACCGGCGGCCACGTGTTCCCGGCGCTGGCTTGTGCCCGCGAGTTTCAGGCGCGCGGCTACACCGTGCACTGGCTCGGCACGCCACGCGGCATTGAAAACGAACTGGTCCCGGCCGCAGGGTTGGAGCTACACCGCATCAACGCCACCGGCCTGCGCGGCAAGGGCAAGCTGTCGCTGCTCAAGGCGCCGTTCATGCTGCTGAAATCGGTGTGGCAGGCGCGGGCGATCATTCGTCGCTTGAAGCCGGTGTGTGTGGTCGGCTTCGGTGGATATGTGACTGGCCCCGGTGGCCTCGCCGCGAAACTGGCCGGCGTGCCGGTGATCGTGCACGAGCAGAACGCCGTGGCCGGCACCGCCAATCGGTTGCTGGTGCCGTTCGCCGCTCGGGTGTGTGAAGCGTTCCCCGACACCTTTACTCTGTCGGACACCCGCCGTACCACCGGAAACCCGGTGCGCAGCGAGCTGTTCCTCGATACATCGCGACCTGCCCTGGCCGGTCGCAAAGCGCGTTTGCTGATCCTCGGCGGAAGCTTGGGTGCAGAACCGTTGAACAAGTTGCTGCCTGAAGCCTTGGCCCAAGTCGCTGCCGATTTGCGCCCGGAAGTGTTTCATCAGGCCGGCAAAAACCACGATGAAGTGACTGCAGAGCGCTACCGCGCCGCCGGCGTCGATGCGCAGGTGCAGCCGTTCATCAAAGACATGGCCCAGGCCTATGGCTGGGCTGACCTGGTGGTGTGCCGCGCAGGCGCGTTGACCATCAGTGAGCTGGCTGCCGCCGGTCTGCCCTCGATACTGGTGCCTTTGCCCCACGCGATCGACGATCACCAGACCCGCAACGCCGATTATTTGGCCCGCGAAGGCGCAGCCTTCCTGATGCCGCAAAGAACGACTGGTGCCGCGGACCTTGCCGCGCGCCTGACAGAGGTCTTGATGCAACCGCAACGACTCGAAGAAATGGCCCAAGCGGCCCGCCGTCTGGCGAAACCCGATGCCACCCGTAGCGTGGTCGATACCTGTCTGGAGGTGGCCCATGGTTGA
- a CDS encoding cell division protein FtsQ/DivIB, giving the protein MQGAQLRHQPPAPGRKPVPRGASRMVAKEPMSARLPKANFSFLKSLFWPVLLVVLGFGTYEGATRLLPYADRPITKIAVQGDLSYISQQAVQQRIAPYVASSFFTIDLAGMRTELEQMPWIAHAEVRRVWPDQVVIRLEEQLPVARWGDESLLNNQGQAFTPKELANYEHLPQLFGPQRAQQQVMQQYQVLSQMLRPLGFSIARLELRERGSWFLTTGAGSSGPGIELLLGRGNLVEKMRRFIAIYDKTLKDQITNIARIDLRYANGLAVGWREPVAPTTAQPAVAKN; this is encoded by the coding sequence ATGCAAGGCGCTCAGCTCCGACATCAGCCTCCCGCACCCGGCCGCAAGCCGGTGCCACGGGGTGCCAGCCGAATGGTGGCGAAAGAGCCGATGTCCGCGCGCCTGCCGAAAGCCAATTTCAGCTTTCTGAAAAGTCTGTTCTGGCCGGTGCTGTTGGTGGTGCTGGGCTTTGGTACTTACGAAGGCGCGACGCGTTTGTTGCCGTACGCCGACCGGCCGATCACCAAGATCGCCGTGCAGGGCGACCTGAGCTACATCAGCCAGCAAGCGGTGCAGCAGCGGATCGCCCCTTACGTGGCGTCGAGCTTCTTCACCATCGACCTGGCCGGCATGCGCACCGAGCTTGAGCAGATGCCGTGGATCGCCCACGCCGAAGTTCGTCGGGTGTGGCCGGATCAAGTGGTGATCCGCCTCGAAGAGCAACTGCCAGTGGCGCGGTGGGGCGACGAGTCGTTACTGAACAACCAGGGCCAGGCGTTTACGCCCAAGGAACTGGCGAACTACGAACACCTGCCACAGCTGTTCGGCCCACAACGGGCCCAGCAGCAAGTGATGCAGCAGTATCAGGTGCTGAGCCAGATGCTGCGGCCGTTGGGCTTCTCGATTGCGCGCTTGGAATTGCGTGAACGCGGGAGTTGGTTCCTGACCACCGGTGCCGGCAGTTCCGGCCCCGGCATCGAGTTGCTGCTGGGACGCGGCAACCTGGTGGAAAAGATGCGCCGCTTTATCGCCATCTATGACAAGACACTTAAAGACCAGATTACGAACATTGCGCGCATCGATCTGCGCTACGCCAACGGCCTCGCTGTTGGCTGGCGGGAACCAGTAGCGCCGACGACAGCCCAACCCGCTGTCGCAAAGAATTAA
- the murC gene encoding UDP-N-acetylmuramate--L-alanine ligase, with the protein MVENQKAMPQPEMRRIRRIHFVGIGGVGMCGIAEVLLNLGYEVSGSDLKASPVTERLESFGAHIFIGHRAENAAAADVLVVSSAVNTSNPEVANALERRIPVVPRAEMLAELMRYRHGIAVAGTHGKTTTTSLIASVFAAGGLDPTFVIGGRLNAAGTNAQLGTSRYLIAEADESDASFLHLQPLVAVVTNIDADHMATYDGDFNKLKKTFVEFLHNLPFYGLAVMCLDDPVVREILPLVKRPTVTYGFSEDADVRAINIRQQGMQTFFTVLRPDREPLDVSVNMPGNHNVLNSLATICIATDEGVSDEAIVQGLSGFQGVGRRFQVYGELPVDGGNVMLVDDYGHHPTEVAAVIKAVRGGWPERRLVMVYQPHRYSRTRDLYDDFVNVLADANVLLLMEVYPAGEEPIPGADSRKLCNSIRQRGQLDPIYIERGVDLAPLVKPLLRAGDILLCQGAGDIGGLAPKLLKSELFAGAVAASVEGKLK; encoded by the coding sequence ATGGTTGAGAATCAGAAAGCCATGCCACAACCGGAAATGCGCCGCATCCGTCGCATCCACTTCGTCGGCATCGGCGGCGTGGGCATGTGCGGGATTGCCGAAGTGTTGTTGAACCTGGGCTATGAAGTCTCCGGTTCCGACCTGAAAGCTTCGCCGGTGACCGAGCGTCTGGAATCGTTCGGCGCGCACATCTTCATCGGCCACCGTGCCGAGAACGCCGCTGCTGCCGATGTGCTGGTGGTGTCGAGCGCTGTGAACACCTCCAACCCGGAAGTGGCGAACGCGCTTGAGCGTCGTATTCCGGTTGTACCGCGGGCGGAAATGCTCGCCGAGCTGATGCGCTATCGCCACGGCATCGCCGTCGCCGGTACCCACGGCAAAACCACCACCACCAGCCTGATCGCTTCGGTGTTCGCCGCCGGTGGTCTGGATCCGACGTTCGTGATTGGTGGTCGTCTGAACGCGGCGGGCACCAATGCCCAGCTCGGCACCAGCCGTTACCTGATCGCCGAGGCCGATGAAAGCGATGCGAGCTTCCTGCACCTGCAACCGCTGGTGGCCGTGGTCACCAACATCGACGCCGACCACATGGCGACCTACGACGGTGACTTCAACAAACTGAAGAAGACCTTCGTCGAGTTCCTGCACAACCTGCCGTTCTACGGTTTGGCAGTGATGTGCCTGGACGATCCGGTGGTGCGTGAAATTCTGCCGCTGGTGAAACGTCCGACCGTGACTTACGGCTTCAGCGAAGACGCTGACGTGCGTGCGATCAATATCCGCCAGCAAGGCATGCAGACCTTCTTCACTGTGCTGCGTCCGGATCGTGAGCCGCTGGATGTTTCCGTGAACATGCCGGGCAATCACAACGTCCTCAACTCGCTGGCGACCATTTGCATCGCCACCGACGAAGGCGTCAGCGATGAAGCCATCGTCCAGGGCCTGTCGGGCTTTCAGGGCGTTGGTCGACGCTTCCAGGTCTACGGCGAACTGCCGGTGGACGGCGGCAACGTGATGCTGGTCGACGACTACGGTCACCACCCGACCGAAGTCGCTGCCGTGATCAAAGCCGTACGCGGTGGCTGGCCGGAGCGCCGTCTGGTGATGGTCTACCAGCCACACCGTTACAGCCGCACCCGCGATTTGTACGACGACTTCGTCAATGTACTGGCCGATGCCAACGTGCTGCTGCTGATGGAAGTCTATCCGGCCGGCGAAGAGCCGATCCCGGGTGCCGACAGCCGCAAGCTGTGCAACAGCATCCGTCAGCGCGGTCAGCTCGATCCGATCTACATCGAGCGTGGCGTCGATCTGGCGCCGCTGGTCAAGCCATTGCTGCGTGCCGGCGACATCCTGCTGTGCCAGGGCGCTGGTGATATCGGCGGTCTCGCGCCGAAGCTGTTGAAAAGTGAATTGTTCGCTGGCGCCGTGGCGGCGTCGGTCGAGGGGAAGTTGAAATGA
- the ftsW gene encoding putative lipid II flippase FtsW codes for MSLRNIIKPYPSPIITGRGIDLDFPMLAGCLALLGLGLIMIASASTEVAAAQSGSPLYYMIRHLIYVVLGLGACIVTMMIPIATWQRLGWLMLIGAFGLLVMVIIPGIGREVNGSMRWIGFSFFNVQPSEIAKVFVVIYLAGYLVRRQKEVRESWMGFFKPFIVLLPMAGLLLMEPDFGATVVMMGAAAAMLFLGGVGLFRFSLMVVLAVGAVVLLIQMQPYRMARLTNFADPWADQFGAGYQLSQALIAFGRGEWLGVGLGNSVQKQFYLPEAHTDFVFSVLAEELGAVGSLCTVALFVFVCIRGMYIGLWAEKAKQFFAAYVAYGLSFLWIGQFLINIGVNVGLLPTKGLTLPFLSYGGSSLVICCACLGLLLRIEWESRTHLGSEEMEFHESDFAEEPNHGR; via the coding sequence ATGAGCCTGCGCAATATCATCAAACCGTATCCGTCGCCGATCATCACCGGGCGCGGTATCGACCTCGATTTCCCGATGCTCGCCGGTTGCCTGGCGCTGCTCGGTCTCGGTTTGATCATGATCGCCTCGGCGTCCACTGAAGTGGCAGCCGCGCAGTCAGGCAGCCCGCTGTATTACATGATCCGCCACCTTATTTATGTGGTGCTGGGCCTGGGCGCGTGCATCGTCACCATGATGATTCCGATCGCCACCTGGCAACGTCTTGGCTGGCTGATGCTGATCGGTGCGTTCGGCTTGCTGGTGATGGTGATCATTCCCGGCATCGGGCGCGAAGTTAACGGTTCGATGCGCTGGATCGGGTTCAGCTTCTTCAACGTGCAGCCGTCGGAAATCGCCAAGGTATTCGTGGTGATCTACCTCGCCGGTTATCTGGTGCGGCGTCAGAAGGAAGTACGTGAAAGCTGGATGGGCTTCTTCAAGCCGTTCATCGTGCTGCTGCCGATGGCGGGTCTGCTGCTGATGGAGCCGGACTTCGGTGCCACTGTGGTGATGATGGGTGCTGCGGCGGCCATGCTGTTCCTTGGTGGGGTCGGGTTGTTCCGCTTCTCGCTGATGGTGGTGTTGGCGGTCGGAGCGGTGGTCTTGCTGATTCAGATGCAGCCGTATCGTATGGCGCGTCTGACCAACTTCGCTGACCCGTGGGCCGACCAGTTCGGCGCCGGCTATCAGTTGTCGCAAGCGTTGATCGCGTTCGGTCGCGGTGAGTGGCTCGGCGTCGGCCTTGGCAACAGCGTGCAGAAACAGTTCTACCTGCCGGAAGCGCACACCGACTTCGTGTTCTCGGTTCTCGCTGAAGAGCTCGGCGCCGTCGGTTCGCTGTGCACGGTCGCGCTGTTCGTGTTCGTGTGTATTCGCGGCATGTACATCGGCTTGTGGGCCGAGAAGGCCAAACAGTTCTTCGCCGCTTACGTGGCGTACGGCTTGTCGTTCCTGTGGATTGGTCAGTTCCTGATCAACATCGGCGTGAACGTCGGCCTGCTGCCAACCAAAGGTCTGACCTTGCCGTTCCTCAGTTATGGCGGCAGCTCGTTGGTGATCTGCTGTGCCTGCCTGGGCTTGTTATTGAGGATCGAGTGGGAGAGTCGAACCCATTTGGGCAGTGAAGAAATGGAATTCCATGAGAGCGACTTCGCTGAGGAGCCGAATCATGGGCGCTAA